Proteins found in one Triticum urartu cultivar G1812 chromosome 4, Tu2.1, whole genome shotgun sequence genomic segment:
- the LOC125554449 gene encoding uncharacterized protein LOC125554449: protein MYTESVHYVIKKRRTLGVLAVMLAIVRWRRRRRHYSLRMSRRKYGPLVDRDLERQKKLNDLYNSTDKNCISQLRTTGPLRSGFDDVNKQVMLSQSTLDGLSANDRGILSKPIQFYDKLKELFSGSSADGSFMQDPFSAAETDNDDKVKDDMMNDMSTFVEAKGPTGHDSDKLDTDSDDCEAVAALAATDSQVSSSNVAALKPNKKSFKKKCKAKYSATTTK from the exons ATGTATACAGAATCTGTCCATTATGTTATCAAGAAACGACGGACGTTAGGTGTTCTAGCTGTAATGTTGGCCATTGTCCGGTGGCGTCGTCGACGTAGACATTACAGTCTTAGAATGTCTCGAAGAAAGTATGGGCCATTGGTTGATAgagatctggagaggcaaaaaaagTTGAATGACCTGTACAATTCAACCGATAAAAATTGCATCAGTCAACTCCGGACGACGGGGCCGCTGCGCAGTGGGTTTGATGATGTGAACAAACAAGTGATGCTCTCCCAATCTACTCTAGATGGCTTATCG GCCAATGATCGTGGAATTCTCTCTAAACCGATTCAGTTCTATGACAAGTTGAAGGAATTATTTAGTGGCTCGTCGGCAGATGGCTCTTTTATGCAAGACCCTTTCTCTGCAGCTGAAACTGACAATGATGATAAGGTAAAAGATGACATGATGAATGATATGTCCACCTTTGTTGAAGCGAAGGGTCCAACAGGTCATGACTCGGATAAATTAGATACAGATAGTGATGATTGTGAAGCGGTGGCTGCTCTTGCTGCAACTGATAGTCAAGTTTCCTCGTCCAATGTTGCGGCTCTAAAGCCTAACAAGAAAAGTTTCAAAAAAAAGTGCAAAGCCAAATACTCTGCCACCACCACAAAATGA